The Streptomyces sp. HUAS CB01 genome has a segment encoding these proteins:
- a CDS encoding Rid family hydrolase, with amino-acid sequence MSDDIRRVGSAGPWEDAFGYSRAVELPNGLVLVSGCTSVVDGSVVDGGPYDQAVNAFNAALAALKELGLGSEHVVRTRMYLTHARDVDEVGRAHKELFGAVRPAASMLIVSGFVDPRLVVEVEVEAYRGETA; translated from the coding sequence GTGAGTGACGACATTCGACGCGTCGGTTCCGCCGGCCCCTGGGAGGACGCCTTCGGGTACTCCCGCGCGGTCGAACTGCCGAACGGCCTGGTGCTGGTGTCCGGCTGCACGTCGGTCGTGGACGGCTCGGTCGTCGACGGCGGTCCGTACGACCAGGCCGTCAACGCCTTCAACGCGGCGCTGGCCGCGCTGAAGGAGCTCGGCCTCGGCAGCGAGCACGTCGTGCGCACCCGGATGTACCTCACGCACGCCCGGGACGTCGACGAGGTCGGGCGGGCCCACAAGGAGCTGTTCGGCGCCGTGCGCCCGGCCGCGTCGATGCTGATCGTCTCCGGCTTCGTCGACCCGCGGCTGGTCGTCGAGGTCGAGGTCGAGGCGTACCGAGGAGAGACGGCATGA
- the priA gene encoding bifunctional 1-(5-phosphoribosyl)-5-((5-phosphoribosylamino)methylideneamino)imidazole-4-carboxamide isomerase/phosphoribosylanthranilate isomerase PriA has product MAQKLELLPAVDVRDGQAVRLVHGESGTETSYGSPLEAALTWQRAGVEWLHLVDLDAAFGTGDNRELIAEVAGAMDLKVELSGGIRDDASLAAALATGCTRVNLGTAALETPEWVAKVIAEYGDKIAVGLDVRGTTLRGRGWTRDGGDLYETLARLDSEGCARYVVTDIAKDGTLQGPNLELLRNVCAATDKPVVASGGVSSLDDLRALAGLVPIGVEGAIVGKALYAEAFTLEEALEAVSGE; this is encoded by the coding sequence ATGGCTCAGAAGCTTGAACTCCTCCCCGCCGTCGACGTCCGCGACGGCCAGGCCGTCCGTCTCGTCCACGGCGAGTCCGGCACCGAGACCTCCTACGGATCCCCGCTGGAGGCCGCCCTCACCTGGCAGCGCGCGGGCGTCGAGTGGCTGCATCTGGTCGACCTGGACGCCGCCTTCGGCACCGGCGACAACCGGGAGCTGATCGCCGAGGTGGCCGGGGCCATGGACCTCAAGGTCGAGCTGTCCGGCGGCATCCGCGACGACGCGTCCCTCGCCGCCGCCCTCGCCACCGGCTGCACCCGGGTCAACCTCGGCACCGCCGCCCTGGAGACCCCCGAGTGGGTCGCCAAGGTCATCGCCGAGTACGGCGACAAGATCGCGGTCGGCCTGGACGTACGGGGCACGACCCTCCGCGGCCGCGGCTGGACCCGTGACGGCGGCGACCTCTACGAGACCCTGGCCCGGCTCGACTCCGAGGGCTGCGCGCGGTACGTCGTGACCGACATCGCCAAGGACGGCACTCTCCAGGGCCCCAACCTGGAGCTGCTGCGCAACGTCTGCGCCGCCACCGACAAGCCGGTCGTCGCCTCCGGTGGCGTGTCCTCCCTCGACGACCTGCGCGCGCTCGCGGGTCTCGTCCCGATCGGTGTGGAGGGCGCCATCGTCGGCAAGGCGCTGTACGCCGAGGCGTTCACCCTGGAAGAGGCCCTGGAGGCGGTGTCCGGTGAGTGA
- the hisH gene encoding imidazole glycerol phosphate synthase subunit HisH gives MSERKNVVVFDYGFGNVRSAERALARVGADVEITRDFDRAMNADGLLVPGVGAFSACMAGLREARGHWVVDRRLSGGRPVMGICVGMQILFERGIEHGVETEGLDEWPGVVGPLNAPVVPHMGWNTVKAPEDSEMFTGLDEDARFYFVHSYAVREWDFEVTSTAMAVPKVTWATHGEPFVAAVENGALWATQFHPEKSGDAGAQLLTNWIETL, from the coding sequence ATGAGCGAACGGAAGAACGTCGTCGTCTTCGACTACGGCTTCGGCAACGTCCGCTCCGCCGAGCGCGCCCTCGCCCGCGTCGGCGCCGACGTCGAGATCACCCGCGACTTCGACAGGGCCATGAACGCCGACGGGCTGCTCGTGCCCGGCGTCGGCGCCTTCTCCGCCTGTATGGCGGGGCTGCGGGAGGCCCGCGGCCACTGGGTCGTCGACCGCCGGCTCTCCGGCGGGCGGCCCGTCATGGGCATCTGCGTGGGCATGCAGATCCTGTTCGAGCGCGGAATCGAGCACGGCGTCGAGACCGAAGGGCTCGACGAGTGGCCCGGTGTCGTCGGCCCGCTGAACGCCCCGGTCGTGCCGCACATGGGCTGGAACACCGTCAAGGCCCCCGAGGACTCGGAGATGTTCACCGGCCTGGACGAGGACGCCCGCTTCTACTTCGTGCACTCCTACGCCGTGCGCGAGTGGGACTTCGAGGTGACCAGCACGGCCATGGCGGTTCCGAAGGTCACCTGGGCGACCCACGGCGAGCCGTTCGTCGCGGCCGTCGAGAACGGCGCGCTGTGGGCCACCCAGTTCCACCCCGAGAAGTCCGGCGACGCCGGCGCCCAGCTGCTCACCAACTGGATCGAGACCCTCTGA
- the hisB gene encoding imidazoleglycerol-phosphate dehydratase HisB, translating to MSRVGRVERTTKETSVVVEIDLDGTGKVDVATGVGFYDHMLDQLGRHGLFDLTVKTDGDLHIDSHHTIEDTALALGAAFKQALGDKVGIYRFGNCTVPLDESLAQVTVDLSGRPYLVHTEPENMAPMIGAYDTTMTRHILESFVAQAQIALHVHVPYGRNAHHIVECQFKALARALRYASERDPRAAGILPSTKGAL from the coding sequence ATGAGCCGGGTAGGACGCGTCGAGCGCACCACCAAGGAGACGTCCGTCGTCGTGGAGATCGATCTCGACGGCACCGGGAAGGTCGATGTGGCGACCGGGGTCGGCTTCTACGACCACATGCTCGACCAGCTCGGCCGCCACGGTCTTTTCGACCTCACCGTCAAGACCGACGGCGATCTGCACATCGACAGCCACCACACCATCGAGGACACCGCCCTCGCGCTGGGTGCCGCCTTCAAGCAGGCCCTCGGCGACAAGGTCGGGATCTACCGCTTCGGAAACTGCACCGTGCCGCTGGACGAGTCGCTGGCCCAGGTGACCGTCGACCTCTCCGGCCGCCCGTACCTCGTGCACACCGAGCCGGAGAACATGGCGCCGATGATCGGCGCGTACGACACCACGATGACCCGGCACATCCTGGAGTCCTTCGTGGCCCAGGCACAGATCGCGCTGCACGTCCACGTGCCGTACGGACGCAACGCCCACCACATCGTGGAGTGCCAGTTCAAGGCGCTGGCGCGGGCGCTGCGTTACGCCTCGGAGCGCGATCCGCGCGCGGCCGGGATCCTGCCGTCCACGAAGGGTGCCCTCTAG
- a CDS encoding histidinol-phosphate transaminase, with the protein MSTTDIGIDDLPIREELRGKSPYGAPQLDVPVQLNTNENPYPLPEALVERIAERVREAARGLNRYPDRDAVELRTELARYLTRTGKHPVALENVWAANGSNEVIQQLLQTFGGPGRTAIGFEPSYSMHALIARGTGTGWISGPRNDDFTIDEKAAADAIAEHRPDVVFITSPNNPTGTAVAPETVLALYEAAQRARADAAGALVVVDEAYVEFSHRPSLLPLLEGRPNLVVSRTMSKAFGAAGLRLGYLAAHRAVVDALQLVRLPYHLSAVTQATALAALEHTDTLLKYVEQLKDERDRLVDGLRAIGYEVTDSDANFVQFGRFDGEGGAHAAWQQILDRGVLVRDNGVPGRLRVTAGTPEENDAFLDAVRALNSSVGDIPTPPKEQKR; encoded by the coding sequence GTGAGCACGACCGACATCGGCATCGACGACCTGCCCATCCGCGAAGAGCTGCGCGGCAAGTCGCCGTACGGCGCGCCGCAGCTCGACGTGCCCGTGCAGCTGAACACCAACGAGAACCCGTACCCGCTTCCCGAGGCGCTCGTCGAGAGGATCGCCGAGCGGGTGCGCGAGGCCGCGCGCGGCCTCAACCGCTACCCCGACCGGGACGCGGTCGAGCTGCGCACCGAACTCGCCCGGTACCTCACCCGCACCGGGAAGCACCCGGTCGCCCTGGAGAACGTGTGGGCGGCCAACGGCTCCAACGAGGTCATCCAGCAGCTGCTGCAGACCTTCGGCGGCCCGGGACGCACCGCCATCGGCTTCGAGCCGTCGTACTCGATGCATGCGCTCATCGCGCGGGGCACCGGCACCGGCTGGATCTCCGGTCCGCGCAACGACGACTTCACCATCGACGAGAAGGCGGCGGCGGACGCGATCGCCGAGCACCGGCCCGACGTCGTGTTCATCACCTCGCCCAACAACCCCACCGGCACGGCCGTCGCGCCGGAGACGGTCCTCGCGCTGTACGAGGCCGCCCAGCGGGCCAGGGCGGACGCGGCGGGGGCGCTGGTCGTCGTCGACGAGGCGTACGTCGAGTTCAGCCACCGGCCCTCGCTGCTCCCGCTGCTCGAGGGCAGGCCGAACCTCGTCGTCTCGCGGACCATGTCCAAGGCGTTCGGCGCCGCCGGACTGCGCCTCGGCTATCTCGCGGCGCACCGCGCCGTGGTCGACGCCCTGCAGCTGGTGAGGCTCCCGTACCACCTCTCCGCCGTCACCCAGGCCACCGCGCTGGCGGCCCTGGAGCACACCGATACGCTGCTGAAGTACGTCGAGCAGCTCAAGGACGAGCGGGACCGGCTGGTCGACGGGCTGCGCGCCATCGGCTACGAGGTGACCGACTCCGACGCCAACTTCGTCCAGTTCGGTCGGTTCGACGGCGAGGGCGGCGCCCACGCCGCGTGGCAGCAGATCCTCGACCGGGGCGTCCTGGTCCGTGACAACGGCGTACCGGGCCGGCTGCGGGTGACCGCCGGCACCCCCGAAGAGAACGACGCGTTCCTGGATGCGGTGCGCGCACTGAACAGTTCCGTGGGGGACATCCCCACACCCCCGAAGGAGCAGAAGCGATGA
- the hisD gene encoding histidinol dehydrogenase has translation MISRIDLRGDALPEGAALRDLLPRAEFDVEAALEKVRPICEDVHHRGTAALIEYAERFDGVTLDRVRVPEKALVEALEQLDPEVRAALEESVRRARTVHRAQRRETHTTRVVPGGTVTEKWVPVERVGLYAPGGRSVYPSSVIMNAVPAQEAGVESVALASPPQKEFGGLPHPTILAACALLGVDEVYAVGGAQAVAMFAYGTSGPDGCAPANMVTGPGNVWVAAAKRYFTGRIGIDTEAGPTEIAVLADSTADPAHVAADLISQAEHDPLAAAVLVTDSPELADAVERELVPQIAATKHVEDRILPALSGKQSAIVLVDSVDEGLRVVDAYGAEHLEIQTADAAAVADRVRNAGAIFVGPWSPVSLGDYCAGSNHVLPTGGCACHSSGLSVQSFLRGVHIVDYTREALADVAHHVVTLANAEDLPAHGAAVKARFAGGEPGEHVAGGEPDKHSDWKVPPSK, from the coding sequence GTGATCTCTCGTATCGACCTCCGCGGCGACGCCCTCCCCGAGGGTGCCGCGCTGCGCGACCTGCTGCCCCGTGCCGAGTTCGACGTGGAAGCCGCCCTGGAGAAGGTGCGGCCCATCTGCGAGGACGTGCATCATCGCGGGACGGCGGCGCTGATCGAGTACGCGGAGAGGTTCGACGGCGTGACCCTGGACCGGGTCCGCGTGCCCGAGAAGGCCCTCGTGGAGGCGCTCGAGCAGCTCGACCCCGAGGTCAGGGCCGCCCTGGAGGAGTCCGTCCGCCGGGCCAGGACCGTCCACCGCGCCCAGCGCCGCGAGACCCACACCACCCGGGTGGTGCCGGGCGGCACCGTGACCGAGAAGTGGGTTCCGGTCGAGCGTGTCGGGCTGTACGCGCCGGGCGGCCGTTCGGTCTACCCCTCGTCCGTGATCATGAACGCCGTGCCGGCGCAGGAGGCCGGCGTCGAGTCCGTCGCGCTCGCCTCCCCGCCGCAGAAGGAGTTCGGCGGGCTGCCGCACCCGACGATCCTCGCCGCCTGCGCGCTGCTCGGCGTCGACGAGGTGTACGCCGTGGGCGGCGCCCAGGCCGTCGCGATGTTCGCGTACGGCACCTCGGGGCCCGACGGATGTGCGCCCGCGAACATGGTGACCGGTCCCGGCAACGTCTGGGTCGCCGCCGCCAAGCGCTACTTCACCGGCCGCATCGGCATCGACACCGAGGCCGGCCCCACCGAGATCGCGGTCCTCGCCGACTCCACCGCCGACCCGGCACATGTCGCGGCCGACCTGATCAGCCAGGCCGAGCACGACCCGCTGGCCGCGGCCGTGCTGGTCACCGACTCGCCCGAGCTCGCCGACGCGGTCGAGCGCGAGCTGGTCCCGCAGATCGCCGCGACCAAGCACGTCGAGGACCGGATCCTCCCGGCGCTGTCCGGGAAGCAGTCCGCGATCGTCCTCGTCGACAGCGTCGATGAGGGCCTGCGCGTCGTCGACGCGTACGGAGCCGAGCACCTGGAGATCCAGACCGCCGACGCGGCCGCCGTGGCCGACCGGGTGCGCAACGCGGGTGCGATCTTCGTCGGCCCCTGGTCGCCGGTCTCCCTCGGCGACTACTGCGCCGGGTCCAACCACGTGCTGCCCACCGGCGGCTGCGCCTGCCACTCCTCCGGCCTCTCCGTCCAGTCCTTCCTGCGCGGCGTCCACATCGTCGACTACACGCGCGAGGCGCTCGCCGACGTCGCCCACCACGTGGTGACCCTCGCGAACGCGGAGGACCTCCCGGCGCACGGCGCCGCCGTGAAGGCACGGTTTGCCGGAGGCGAACCGGGCGAGCACGTTGCCGGAGGCGAACCGGACAAGCACAGTGACTGGAAGGTGCCCCCGAGCAAGTGA